A portion of the Equus quagga isolate Etosha38 chromosome 17, UCLA_HA_Equagga_1.0, whole genome shotgun sequence genome contains these proteins:
- the LOC124228617 gene encoding olfactory receptor 2G3-like, translated as MDMIKTNFTVTEFVFLGLSSHPKMQFILFIMFLLFYLLTLAGNIIITIIQIEPPLQTPMYFFLANLSFLDICYTSTNVPQMLFNMVGKKKTISFSRCATQMYFSLSFGMIECVLLGVMAYDRYVAICHPLHYTVIMNQITCVQLAAISWSSSFLSSLIINVLTLSLPYCGPNVLNHFFCEVPSVLRLACTDTSFTELVVFIFSIIIVFIPFLLIIVSYAQILLSVLRMQSASGRHKALSTCASHLTVVTLFYGIAIFMYMRPQSKSTRAGGKIITVFYTVITPMLNPLIYSLRNQDVKGVIKRAIARQRT; from the coding sequence ATGGATATGATAAAAACAAACTTCACAGTGACTGAGTTTGTGTTCCTAGGGCTCTCATCTCATCCAAAGAtgcagttcattctttttattatgttcttGTTATTCTATTTATTAACGTTGGCTGGtaatattattatcactattatccAGATAGAACCTCCTCTCCAAactcccatgtactttttccttgCTAACTTGTCCTTTTTGGATATCTGCTACACATCCACCAATGTCCCACAAATGCTATTCAACATGGTGGGAAAAAAGAAGACCATCTCATTCTCCAGATGTGCTACTCAGATGtacttctccctctcctttggaATGATTGAATGTGTTCTCCTTGGTGTCATGGCTTATGACAGATATGTAGCCATTTGTCATCCTCTTCATTATACTGTTATTATGAACCAAATAACCTGTGTCCAATTGGCAGCCATTTCTTGGTCCAGTAGCTTCCTGAGTTCTTTGATTATCAATGTCCTCACCTTGAGTTTGCCCTATTGTGGGCCCAATGTTCTGAATCACTTTTTTTGTGAGGTACCTTCTGTCCTGAGGTTGGCTTGCACTGATACCTCATTTACTGAactggttgtttttatcttcagtATTATCAttgtcttcattccttttctcctcatcatTGTTTCCTATGCCCAAATCCTTCTATCAGTTCTCAGGATGCAGTCAGCCTCTGGGAGGCACAAGGCACTGTCCACCTGTGCCTCTCATCTGACAGTGGTGACCTTATTCTATGGAATTGCCATCTTCATGTACATGAGACCCCAGTCCAAGTCCACCAGGGCTGGAGGCAAGATCATTACAGTGTTCTACACTGTGATCACACCTATGCTCAACCCCTTGATCTATAGCCTAAGGAACCAGGATGTGAAAGGGGTTATAAAGAGAGCTATTGCAAGACAGAGGACATGA
- the LOC124228345 gene encoding olfactory receptor 1019, with amino-acid sequence MDKENHSIVTEFIFMGITQDPQLQIIFFGVFLLVYLINVVGNVGMIILIITDTQLHTPMYFFLSNLSFVDLGYSSAIAPRMLADFLTKYKVISFSSCATQFAFFVRFVDAECYVLAAMAYDRFVAICRPLHYSTLMSKRVCLVLMLGSYLAGLVSLVAHTSLTFSLSYCRSNIINHFFCEIPPLLALSCSDTYISEILLFSLCGFIEFSTILIIFISYAFILIAIIRMCSAEGCLKAFSTCGSHLTGVTLFYGTVMFMYLRPTSSYSLDQDKWASVFYTIIIPMLNPLIYSLRNKDVKAAFKKLIGRKSQ; translated from the coding sequence atggataaagaaaaccacTCAATTGTGACTGAGTTTATCTTTATGGGCATCACTCAGGACCCTCAACTGCAGATCATCTTCTTCGGGGTCTTCCTTTTGGTCTACCTGATCAATGTAGTGGGGAATGTTGGTATGATTATCCTGATCATAACAGACACTCAGCTTCACACAcccatgtattttttcctctccaaccTCTCCTTTGTTGACCTGGGCTACTCTTCAGCCATTGCCCCCAGGATGCTTGCTGACTTCCTAACAAAATACAAAGTTATCTCATTCTCCAGCTGTGCCACTCAGTTTGCTTTCTTTGTGCGTTTTGTGGATGCTGAGTGCTATGTCCTGGCTGCCATGGCCTATGACCGTTTTGTGGCCATCTGTCGACCCCTCCACTATAGCACTCTTATGTCTAAGCGAGTCTGCTTGGTTCTCATGCTGGGCTCTTACCTGGCTGGTCTGGTGAGTTTAGTTGCCCACACTTCCCTCACCTTTAGTTTGAGTTACTGTCGTTCCAATATCATCAaccacttcttctgtgaaatCCCACCACTCTTGGCTCTCTCTTGCTCGGACACCTACATCAGTGAAATCTTGCTCTTTAGTCTGTGTGGTTTCATTGAATTCAGCACCATCCTCATCATCTTCATCTCATATGCCTTCATCCTTATTGCAATCATCAGAATGTGCTCAGCTGAAGGCTGCCTTAAGGCTTTCTCCACCTGTGGGTCTCACCTCACTGGTGTCACACTTTTCTATGGCACAGTCATGTTTATGTACCTACGACCAACATCCAGCTACTCCCTGGACCAGGACAAGTGGGCCTCTGTGTTCtatactattatcatccccatgtTGAATCCCTTGATCTATAGTTTACGGAACAAGGATGTGAAAGCTGCTTTCAAAAAACTTATTGGAAGAAAAtctcaataa